A stretch of DNA from Granulicella pectinivorans:
GGCATGCAAACATGATCCCAATGTAGAGAAGAGGAAGTATCTGCAGAGCGGCATTCGGTATGAGAACGACGGAAAGTATAAGGAAGCCGCAATTCAGTTGATGAACGCGATCAAGGTGGATCGCAACTACGACGAAGCTCACTACGAGTTGGCTAAGACCTACATGAAGATGGGCACACTCATGCCCGCTTATCAGGAGCTGATGAGGACCGTCGACCTGAACCCATCCAACCTGCCCGCGCGCATCGATCTCGGCTCCATGCTCATCACCGGTGGCATTCCGGATCGCGCTTTGGATCAGGCGAAGGCTGTTCTTGCTATGGACCCGAACAACGCCGATGCTTATGCCCTGCGCTCCAACATCGCGCAAAAAGCCGGTAATCTGCCCGAGGCCCTCGGCTACATCCAGCATGCTTTGTCGATCGATCCCAAGCGCTCTAGTTTTCACTCCACACTCGCCATCCTTGAAAGCGAAAGCGGCAACGATAGCGCACAAGCGGAAGAAGAACTGCACCGCGCCGTAGCACTCGACTCAAAAAATACATCCGCGCATCTCGTACTCGCGGTGCTTATGGAGAAACGCGGTGACCGCCAGGGCGCCGAGCAGGAATATATCACCGCGATTAGAGAGGCACCAAAGAACCTCCAGGCGCGCTCCGGTCTCGCAGGCCTTTATCTCAGGATGGGCAACGATGCAGGCGCGGAGCATGCACTGCAACAAGCCGCCGAGGATATGCCGGAGAACCTCGAAGCGGCCCAGCTGCTCAAGGACTATCTCGTCCAGGCAGGTCACGCGGATCGTGCGGAAGAGGTGTACTCCGGTCTGGTCGCAAGGCACTCGAAAAGCGTTCCGCTCAAGGTCGTTTATGCACGTGTCCTCATACAACGCGATAACTATGCGAAGGCCCAGACCGTCGTGGACGACCTGAGCAAGGTCAGCAGCAACTCGCCGGACGTACAACTCCTCAACGGTGCGCTTCTCCTCCACGCTGGAAGGAAGGACGAGGCCGTTGCGCTTCTTCAGAAGTCCGCAAAAAATGTTCCAGACAGCGTTCCGGTGCAACTCCTCCTCGCTCAAAGTGCGAAATTAAAGGGTGACCTCAGCCTCTCGGAAGCCAGCTTCCGCGAAGCTGCCCGTCTCGATCCCTCCAGCCTGGAAGCGCAATCCGGACTCGCGTCCATCGCGAGCCAGCGCGGCGATTCCAGCCTCCTGGCCCAGGTTGCCGACAACACGATCAATCTCCACCCGGACTATGCAAGCGCATATCTCTGGCGCGGAACGGCGGAGGCGAATCAGAAGCAGTACGACCAGGCGGAGATCGACTTCCAAACCGCGCTCAAGAAAGATCCCAATAACGCGATCGCATACACCGAACTTGGACAACTCCGTCTGAGGCAACAGAAAATCCCCGAAGGAAAGGTCTTGCTCGAACAAGCGTTGGTCAAAGACCCCAACGAATTATCCGCTCTACATCTGCTCATCACATACGATCTCGCAGCGAAACAGCCGGAGAAGGCAATCGCGCGCGTTCAAGAGCAAATCACGCGTTCTTCCAGCAATGCCAATCTCTACAACGACCTCGCGATTCTTCAACTTGGCATGAAGAACGCCACATCCGCTCGCGATAGCGCGAAGAAAGGAATGCAACTCGATCCTTCCAATCAAAGTGTCCTGCAGACCTTCGCTCAGGCAGAGGCAGCATTGGGCGAGACCGATCAAGCCATTGCGGCCTGGCAGCAGTGGTCGAATGCGCATCCTGATGACGCGAGCGCGTATGTCATGCTCGGAACCTTCGAGGAAGCAAAGGGAGACTCTGCGAAAGCAATGGATCTTTACAAGAAGGCAATCCAGGTTAAGCCGGGGCATCCTGTGGCCTCGAATAATCTCGCCTACCTGATGATTGAAAACGGGGACAACACAGATCTGGCCCTGTCACTGGCGCAGACCGCACGACGCGCCATGCCGGAGTCCCCAAGCACCGCGGACACGCTTGCCTGGGTTTATTACCACAAAGGGACATTCGCATCGGCACGCGATCTTCTTGAGGACGCCTTGAAACTCGATCCGGCGAACGCTTCGATCCAATACCATCTGGGTCTCACCTACGGAAAGCTGAATGACAAAGCAAGCGCCGCCGTGCATCTTAGAAAGGCTTCCTTGCTATCACCAAACACGCAGACGGCAAAGGACGCGGCCGACGCACTGGCCAAGCTTGGCTGAGCTCTAGATACCCGTATGAATCAGAGACGGCACTCAGGCCGTCTCTGATTTATTTAACCCACACCAAGAATTGCCTCCTTCCATTCATGAACACCAAGTGGGGCAGAATAGGTCAACTATACGCATTTTTTTGCACGCCTATCTTTGTACTATCTCTTCAAATCATTGAATTCATTGACGCGGAAATGGTCATCCAAATGCAAATAGCCTTCTCGCAACCGCAAGATGGGTCGGATGTGATGAAGCATTTGGCCTTTTGCATAGCGACCCGCTCCCGAGCGGAATTCCCGGAGGACCATTGAACAAGATCACGAAATTCCTAGCCCTGTGCGCGATGCTGATTGCCTCTGTATCCATTGCATCCGCCACACCCATTACTGGTTCCGTCGCCATTGGCGGAACAGATACGTTCACCTCAACTGGCATCAGCTTTGATCCAAGCACAGGCATCGTTCTGGCCGCCACGGATAACATGTCTCCCTTCCGCTTCTTCACCGCCGCTTTGCAGAGCTTTAGCTTCGATAGCTCCGCGATCGGTACAAAAGTATTTTCCGTAAGCAACGTACTCGATACCCTCTACTTCACAATCAGCAGCATCGTTAG
This window harbors:
- a CDS encoding PEP-CTERM sorting domain-containing protein; its protein translation is MNKITKFLALCAMLIASVSIASATPITGSVAIGGTDTFTSTGISFDPSTGIVLAATDNMSPFRFFTAALQSFSFDSSAIGTKVFSVSNVLDTLYFTISSIVSSSVSSSGSSPTLAVSGTGTFYEVNNRTGANVYTPTSGLFSLTSSTTGITSFQLVSTAVTPEPNSLLLLGTGLVGAACMLFRRRRLAI
- a CDS encoding tetratricopeptide repeat protein, which translates into the protein MKKEINMTKRSKVQPNRYTAVVMASLAVLSTAACKHDPNVEKRKYLQSGIRYENDGKYKEAAIQLMNAIKVDRNYDEAHYELAKTYMKMGTLMPAYQELMRTVDLNPSNLPARIDLGSMLITGGIPDRALDQAKAVLAMDPNNADAYALRSNIAQKAGNLPEALGYIQHALSIDPKRSSFHSTLAILESESGNDSAQAEEELHRAVALDSKNTSAHLVLAVLMEKRGDRQGAEQEYITAIREAPKNLQARSGLAGLYLRMGNDAGAEHALQQAAEDMPENLEAAQLLKDYLVQAGHADRAEEVYSGLVARHSKSVPLKVVYARVLIQRDNYAKAQTVVDDLSKVSSNSPDVQLLNGALLLHAGRKDEAVALLQKSAKNVPDSVPVQLLLAQSAKLKGDLSLSEASFREAARLDPSSLEAQSGLASIASQRGDSSLLAQVADNTINLHPDYASAYLWRGTAEANQKQYDQAEIDFQTALKKDPNNAIAYTELGQLRLRQQKIPEGKVLLEQALVKDPNELSALHLLITYDLAAKQPEKAIARVQEQITRSSSNANLYNDLAILQLGMKNATSARDSAKKGMQLDPSNQSVLQTFAQAEAALGETDQAIAAWQQWSNAHPDDASAYVMLGTFEEAKGDSAKAMDLYKKAIQVKPGHPVASNNLAYLMIENGDNTDLALSLAQTARRAMPESPSTADTLAWVYYHKGTFASARDLLEDALKLDPANASIQYHLGLTYGKLNDKASAAVHLRKASLLSPNTQTAKDAADALAKLG